A genomic segment from Candidatus Babeliales bacterium encodes:
- the priA gene encoding primosomal protein N', whose protein sequence is MYIQVQLLNGFTRPLYYKMPSTLPATIVVGTIVSVPLRNRTVPAIVMKQLSSIPHTSFEIKECLGIEPFPNDQAYKEFIAELGYLYTIPSIHFIKRVRQFLVEKTDASTPPSIQPIHAPTVQKGVQLTDEQQQVYQFVAQYLHTPCYAPTLLHGVTGSGKTEVYKKLIINAIAANKTVILLLPEVTLAIQFQKILMAQLPETIHICGFHSAISIKEKRLLWQRLLEEKPTVIVGVHLPILLPIANLGLIIIDEEHETGYQEKRHPKINSRHAALLRAQIAQIPILLGSATPSISSLYQVKTKQWKFFQLKKRFAGQLPTVQIVPLTTQNRRANFWISTELEAAIAERLTKKEQIIIFLNRRGFSFFVQCTGCSFIFSCPHCSVSLTLHTQNTEQQLNCHYCAFTQELPTACPSCKVDAKKFLKKGIGTQQVVTILQTLFPTARIARADLDTTTKKKTWQKTVHDFENNELDILVGTQTVTKGFHFPHVTLVGVLWADLNLHFPIFNATETTLQQLIQVAGRAGRSTTKSDVIIQAMMDHHVYDYLNEIDYLKFYATEIEKRTALNYPPYGTLIEVEMKHTDEAALERESYQLLEELDAHNQDSDEISILGPAKPPVYKIKTVHMRTLFIKSPSIQKGIALVQKIKRSDYASQIFFTPIF, encoded by the coding sequence ATGTATATCCAAGTTCAACTGCTTAATGGCTTTACCCGGCCACTCTATTATAAAATGCCCAGCACTTTGCCTGCTACTATTGTAGTTGGCACCATTGTTTCTGTGCCACTTCGCAACCGTACCGTCCCTGCAATTGTCATGAAGCAACTGAGTTCCATACCGCACACGAGTTTTGAAATAAAAGAATGCTTGGGGATAGAACCTTTTCCCAATGATCAGGCATATAAAGAGTTCATTGCTGAACTTGGTTATTTATATACCATTCCATCCATTCATTTTATTAAACGTGTACGACAATTTTTAGTAGAAAAAACAGATGCTAGTACGCCACCATCGATACAACCCATTCATGCGCCCACTGTACAAAAAGGAGTACAACTTACTGATGAACAACAGCAGGTATACCAATTCGTTGCCCAGTATCTGCACACACCTTGTTATGCACCCACATTATTGCACGGCGTAACCGGATCGGGCAAAACAGAGGTGTATAAAAAGCTCATCATTAATGCAATTGCAGCAAACAAAACCGTAATTTTATTACTCCCGGAAGTTACGCTTGCCATTCAATTTCAAAAAATACTGATGGCGCAACTTCCTGAAACCATTCATATCTGCGGGTTTCACTCTGCAATCAGTATTAAAGAAAAACGACTTCTTTGGCAACGACTTCTTGAAGAAAAACCAACGGTAATTGTCGGTGTACATTTACCAATCTTACTCCCTATCGCAAATCTCGGTCTTATCATCATTGATGAAGAACATGAAACGGGGTATCAAGAAAAGCGACATCCTAAAATCAACTCTCGCCATGCCGCATTACTACGTGCACAAATTGCTCAAATACCGATTTTGCTAGGATCTGCAACCCCCTCAATAAGCTCGCTCTATCAGGTAAAAACAAAACAGTGGAAGTTCTTTCAACTGAAAAAGCGCTTCGCTGGACAACTGCCAACCGTACAGATTGTGCCCCTGACCACACAAAATAGACGTGCAAACTTTTGGATCAGCACAGAACTGGAAGCCGCGATTGCAGAAAGGCTCACAAAAAAAGAGCAAATTATTATTTTCTTGAACCGGCGTGGATTCAGCTTTTTTGTACAATGCACGGGATGCAGTTTCATTTTCAGCTGCCCACATTGCTCAGTGAGCTTGACACTTCACACACAAAACACAGAACAGCAACTCAATTGCCATTACTGCGCATTTACCCAAGAGCTCCCTACTGCATGCCCATCATGCAAAGTCGATGCAAAAAAATTCCTCAAAAAAGGTATTGGCACTCAGCAAGTGGTGACTATTTTACAAACATTATTCCCTACCGCACGCATTGCACGCGCTGATTTGGACACCACAACAAAGAAAAAAACATGGCAAAAAACAGTACACGATTTTGAAAATAATGAATTAGATATTTTGGTTGGCACGCAAACAGTAACTAAAGGTTTTCACTTCCCTCATGTTACCTTAGTTGGTGTTTTATGGGCAGATTTAAATCTGCACTTTCCTATCTTTAACGCAACAGAAACAACGCTACAACAACTGATTCAGGTTGCTGGAAGAGCGGGCAGGAGCACAACAAAAAGTGACGTTATCATACAAGCCATGATGGATCATCATGTATATGATTATCTCAATGAAATCGATTATCTAAAATTCTATGCAACAGAAATAGAAAAACGCACCGCACTCAACTACCCTCCGTACGGCACGCTCATTGAAGTTGAAATGAAACATACTGATGAAGCAGCTCTTGAAAGAGAATCGTACCAATTACTCGAAGAATTGGATGCACATAACCAAGATTCGGATGAAATTTCTATTCTCGGACCCGCTAAACCACCTGTCTATAAAATCAAAACAGTGCACATGCGGACATTATTTATCAAATCACCATCAATACAAAAAGGGATTGCGTTAGTACAAAAAATAAAAAGATCTGACTATGCAAGCCAGATCTTTTTTACGCCTATTTTTTAA
- a CDS encoding M15 family metallopeptidase has translation MKFTRVVVSMMLSGLFIGIVADEQSMWRIECPIQEPTAQLIRKHSWKPGCPVAFEDLALVTLPYWGYDDQPHTGQMVVHRKVAQEVVEVFCALFEHKFPIERMRLIDEYNADDNLSMNDNNSSAFCAREITNKPGQWSLHSYGIAIDVNPLINPYVNKSLVLPEAGKAYLDRTIGCKGIITDAVDNVCYQAFVTRGWDWGGSWMPIKGYVDYQHFAKDPSVVS, from the coding sequence ATGAAGTTTACGCGTGTAGTTGTGAGTATGATGTTGAGTGGTCTATTTATTGGAATTGTCGCTGATGAGCAGAGCATGTGGCGCATTGAATGTCCAATACAGGAACCGACGGCGCAACTAATCAGAAAGCATTCTTGGAAACCAGGTTGTCCAGTAGCTTTTGAGGATTTAGCGCTGGTCACGCTGCCGTACTGGGGATATGATGATCAACCCCATACTGGTCAAATGGTGGTGCATAGAAAGGTTGCACAAGAAGTTGTCGAGGTTTTTTGTGCGTTGTTTGAGCATAAATTTCCGATAGAGCGCATGCGTTTGATTGATGAGTATAATGCGGATGATAATCTATCGATGAACGATAACAATAGTTCTGCATTTTGTGCACGCGAAATCACCAACAAGCCGGGACAGTGGTCTTTGCACAGTTATGGGATTGCAATTGATGTTAATCCACTCATTAATCCGTATGTAAATAAATCACTGGTGTTGCCAGAAGCCGGCAAAGCATATCTTGATAGAACGATCGGTTGCAAAGGAATCATTACTGATGCGGTTGATAATGTTTGTTATCAGGCGTTTGTAACGCGCGGATGGGATTGGGGAGGAAGCTGGATGCCGATTAAAGGGTATGTGGATTATCAGCATTTTGCTAAGGATCCATCGGTGGTGAGTTAA
- the orn gene encoding oligoribonuclease, whose translation MEMKKNLVWIDLEMTGLDPVIDHILEVAVIITDGDLNPLCEGIDLVIHQSEAVLQAMNPWCVEQHGKSGLTDAVRASTVTIEQAQEQVLALIKQFCDPKKGILCGNSVWMDRMFLSKYMPEVIDYLHYRLVDVSSLKEVITRWYPHDAYAIKQKSDAHRALTDIHESIAELKQYKEHFFKK comes from the coding sequence ATGGAAATGAAAAAAAATTTGGTATGGATTGACTTGGAAATGACGGGACTTGATCCGGTCATTGATCATATTTTGGAAGTTGCGGTAATTATCACAGACGGAGATTTAAATCCCTTGTGTGAAGGGATTGATTTGGTTATTCATCAATCAGAGGCTGTCTTGCAGGCAATGAATCCGTGGTGTGTTGAGCAGCATGGCAAATCGGGTCTAACTGATGCAGTTCGTGCCTCGACGGTAACTATTGAGCAGGCGCAAGAGCAGGTGCTCGCTCTGATTAAGCAGTTTTGTGATCCTAAAAAAGGAATTTTGTGTGGCAACTCGGTATGGATGGATCGTATGTTTTTATCCAAATATATGCCAGAGGTCATAGATTATTTGCATTATCGGTTGGTTGATGTGAGTTCATTAAAAGAGGTGATTACGCGTTGGTATCCGCATGATGCGTACGCAATAAAACAAAAAAGTGATGCACACCGGGCGCTTACAGATATTCATGAATCGATCGCAGAATTAAAACAATATAAAGAACATTTTTTTAAAAAATAG